The genomic interval GAAGTTTATCCCCGATAGGGGAAATCCCCGCTGGAGCACCAAAAAAATTCTCTCGCCTTTCGGCGGGGAGATTTTTTCTGGCTGCTATACTGCGCTATCGCCATTGTCCGGCTCTGCGCGCACATAATCATTATCTACAATGATATCCACGCTCGCGCTGAGCCGGCAGGCATCCTGCAGAAAATACGGGTTTAGCCGAATGGACGGATATTCTCCGTCCTGATGCACCACAGCATAAATCGTCAAGAGCGCCGTACACGGCTGAAACTGCTCCAGGACCTGACGCAGTGCCCGCTCGTGTTCTGCGATAAAAGTATGCATCGCCCGCTGGACGACGTCACCATCAAAAGTATCGGTCTTGTCAAACGTGATCGTCCAGTATCCCGGGTTCTGCGTGCCCGCATATGCATTCCACCGGCACGCCCGCTGCCGTTTGGCCTCTGTCGGCTGCACACCAAGGATGGAAGAAACCGTGTCGATTGGGAAATCCACATCAAAGCAGAGGCTGAGCTCGCCCCAGACCGTAGGCGGCAGCGGCGGCGAAAAGCAGAGATCGTATTCTTCCACGCGCATTTGTCACCTCACCAAATCCATTCGATGGCCCTATCATAACACACATCCGCACATGCAGCAACACGCCGACGCGCGCACCCCCCGGCGTGTTGGCGCAGCTACTTCTGTTTTGTCAGCTGCTTCACGCTTTGGTGCACGCCGGTCGCGGCCAGCCGGACGCGATGCCGACCGCCATCCCGATCAGGTACGTGACAGCCGTGATCGCCGCCACGGATGCAATGCCGAGTTCCATGCCCTCACCTCTTGTCCCGCTATTCCCTATGCGGCGGCGTGGCACAGTCCCTTTTATCGTACAAAGAAGAAAGAATAGACATTCCGACCATAAAATGATAAAATTGTCGTAATCCGCCGGAAACGGCGAGAAAAACGAGAGGAAGAGTGTCTATGAAAAAGTGCAAATTTTGCATGACAGAAATCGACGACAAAGCGAAAGTCTGCCCGCAGTGCGGCAGGAAGCAGCCCAGCAAGGCCAAGAAGATTGTTGGAATTGTCCTGCTTGCCCTGTGCGCGATCATCGTGATTGCCGCGATTGCCGGCGGCAGCGGGGACAAAGACAAACCGGCCAGCGCGGCCGGAACTGTCGAAACGCAAGCCCCGGAAAACACTGACCCGGTTGCCAAGCTCAGCTATAACAAGCTGGAGACCGTCACAGAAGCCGCGGAAGGCCGCACGAATTACGGCAGTCAGTGCATCAACGGCGCGATCAAAAATACGTCCGGTAAGCAGCTGTCCTATGTGGGTGTCACCTTCGCGCTGTACGATCAGGACGGCAACCAGATCGGTACTGCCATCGACAATATCAGTGACCTGACACCAGATTCTACGTGGAAATACACGGCCATGACGCTTGATACGGAACAGTTCGCTTCGTTTGAGCTGACGAGCGTTGACGCCTGGTAACACACAGGCAATAACAACCGCCCGGGCGCACTGCACCCGGGCGGAACTGAAGGTAATGCGTTCTTGGGGGGATACGCATGCGGGCAGAAATCTATAGGGTCATGTACCGTATGGTTCACAAATACGGCTGGAATTGGGGCATCACGCGCGGCCTCATCAATCGCCGGTTCGGCACGAACTATACCGCCGATGAATTGAAAGAGCTGTACAATGAACGATAAAATCAAAAACGCGCTCGGCGGCTCTGGCGGCAGCGTTTCCGTCTCTGAAAAGCCAACGGCGGAACCAGTAAGTACAGAAAAAGATGCGGATGTTTCTGACAGCAACGAATCGAAAATCGTGACAACGGAAGAGGAACTGGAAGCCTACTTCATCATCAAAAACCTGCTGAAAGACGTCGTTGACCTGCAAGACATTACATATAAGGACACCGAATCCTATATCAATATTCTCTACAAGAAAAATACCCGCAAATGGATTTGCCGCTTAAAACTCACCGACACAGTGAAAACACTGATTGTGCCTGACGAGGAGAAAAAGGGCCAAAAATTTAACCTGACAAGTGTATATGATCTGGAACAATACAACGATCTGCTGCACAAAACATTGGCTCGTTATATGTGATTCAAGCATGAAAAAGAGGGATGCAAAGTTGCATCCCTCTTTTCAGCGGTGCTTGCCATCCCGCCAAAATGCACGTATAATCGGGGCATTGAGACAAGATAAGGAGGAATCCGCATGGAAAACACACTCAAACAGAAACTTGCCGCCGGCGCGCAGCCCATCGGCACCTTTTTTGACACCGCCAGCGTGAGCCTCATGGAGTGCCTCGGCCGCACGGGGCTCGACTTTGCCATCATCGACAACGAGCACTCCCCCATCGAGGCTGAGACCACCGCCGCGCTCGTGCGCGCCGCCGAGCTGAGCGGCATCTGCCCGCTCGCGCGCGTGCGCGAGATCAGCCGCCCCGCCGTGCTCAAGCTGCTCGACGTCGGCGTGCAGGGCCTGATCGTGCCGAACGTCAAGACGCTCGAGCAGGTGCAGGAGCTCGTGAACTACGCGAAATATTACCCCATCGGCCAGCGGGGCTTCTGCCCGTCGCGCAAGGACGGCTGGGGCTTTGACGGGCTCGGCTCCGTGCCGGAGACCATGCGCCACTTCAACGGCGAGACCCTGCTCTTCCCGCAGTGCGAGACCGCCGAGGCGCTCGATATCATCGAGGACATCTGCGCCGTGGACGGCGTGGACGGCATCTTCGTCGGGCCGTTTGACCTGTCGATCTCGATGGGCATGCCGGGACAGTTTGACGCGCCGGAATTTCAGGCGGCCATCACGCGCATCGTCGCCGCCTGCCGTGCGGCCGGAAAGTACTGCATGTTCTTCACCGGCACGGCCGACGGCGTGGTCGACGGCTTCCGCAGGGGCTTCGACGCCATGGCCTACAGCCTCGACGCCGCGCTGTTCATTCAGGGCGTGAAGCGCGATGTGGAGGACATCCGCAGCCGACTGTAAAAAGATATGAATATAGCAAAGGCGCGCACCAGCCGGTGCGCGCCTTTTTTGCATACCTCAATGCTTATCCCCGCAGAAGGCAGCCTCGTCGTTCGACCAGCCGCGGTCGAGCAGCCAGTAGGTCGTCTCGTCGTCGGCCGCCATCTCGTCGTCCGTCAGCTCGCGGTCCTGGTGCTGGCGGCCCCACTTGAGCAGCTCATAATTACGCAGCTCCTTGAGCGTGAAGGGCAGGCCCAACTCCTCCGCCACCGGCAGGAGCACGTGCTCGGTCATCACGTCACGGATCTCGAGACTGCCGGGATAGCTGTCCATCGCCTGCTGCACGCGCGCCTGCAGGGCGGGGTCGGCATCATAAATCTCAAAGAACTTATCCACATTCGTTTTCGGTTTGTCTGCCATATCGGTCACTCCTGATACAGGTATTTTCCTGCATTATACTACACCCCGCGCCCGCGCGCAAGGCGCGTTCATGCCTCCGGCGATTCGGCCAGCTGCGCGAGCGCGCTGCGCACCGCCGCGATCACAAACGCGGAAAACGTGCAGTCCTTACCCGCGATGGCCGCCTCCACGTCTGCGATGACATCGTCCGGAAAGCGGATGGTCTTGTTCGTCGTGTGCGGCGTGCGCGGTATCTGAAATGCTGCCATGCTGCCGCTCCTTTCAGTGTATTCCCTGATAATACCATGGCCGGTGCAAAAATGCACCCGCGCGCACCCTGCCGAATACCATGGGTACGGGAGGCAATCGCCTCCGGAGGAAGGGGAAGCAACCATGACACAGATCCAAACGCTCAGCGAGCTGCTGCCCGGCCAGAGCGCGACCGTGCGCAGCGTGTGCGCGCCCGACGGGATGCAGCGGCGGCTGCGCGACCTCGGCCTGATTGAAAACACGCGCGTCGTCTGCCTCGGCCGCAGCCCCATGGGCGACCCGAGCGCCTATCTCATCCGCGGCACGGTGATCGCGCTGCGGCGGTGCGACTGCTGCGGCATCCGCGTGGCCGTGCCGTAAAGGGGGTGCGCGCATGGGACTGACGCACCGCTCTGTCGGCGCGCACGCGGCCGCGTTCGGCGGCACACGCCGGGCGGGCGAGCGCGTCGTGGCGCTGGCAGGCAACCCGAACGTCGGCAAGAGCACCGTCTTTAACGCCCTGACCGGGATGCACCAGCACACCGGCAACTGGGCGGGCAAGACCGTCGGCTGCACGTGCGGCCGCTGCCGCTCGGCGCGGGAGAACTATTTTTTCGTGGACATTCCGGGCACATACTCCCTGTGCCCGCACTCGGCGGAGGAGGCCGTCGCGTGCGACTTTGTGCGCGGCGGCGAGGCCGACGCCGTGGTCGTCGTGTGCGATGCGACGTGCCTGGAGCGCACGCTCGTGCTCGCGCTGCAGGTGCGCAGTGTGACGCCGAACCTGATCGTGTGCGTGAACCTGCTCGACGAGGCGCGGCGCAAGCGCATCACGATCGACCTGCCGGAGCTGCAGGCGCAGCTCGGCGTGCCGGTCGTGGGCGTGACGGCGCGAAAAAAGAAAACGCTCTCTGCCCTGCTCGACGCGCTCGACACCGTCGCGGCGGCGCCGCAGCCGCAGCCGGACGCAGCGCCGCCGGCAGACCCCGCGAACGACGTGCGCCGGGCAGAGGCCATCTGCCGCGCGTGCGTGACTTACGGCACGGCCGAATACGCCGCGCGCGACCGGCGGCTCGACCGCCTGCTCACGAGCCGGGCGACCGGCTACCCCGTCATGCTGCTGGGGCTGGCGGGCGTGCTGTGGCTGACGATCGCGGGCGCGAACGCCCCGTCGGAATGGCTGGCGCGCGCGCTCGGCTGGGTGCAGGCACAGTTTTCGGCATTGCTCACGGCGCTGCGCGCACCGCTCTGGCTGCAGGGGCTGCTGGTGGACGGCATGTTCCGGACGCTGGCGTGGGTCGTGGCCGTGATGCTGCCGCCGATGGCCATCTTTTTCCCGCTGTTTACGCTGCTCGAGGACGCGGGGTATCTGCCGCGCGTGGCGTATAACCTCGACCGGCCGTTTCACGCCTGCCATGCGTGCGGCAAGCAGGCGCTGACGATGTGCATGGGTCTCGGCTGCAACGCGGCGGGCGTGGTCGGCTGCCGGATCATCGACTCCGAGCGCGAGCGGCTGCTCGCCGTGCTGACCAATAGCCTCATGCCGTGCAACGGGCGGTTTCCGGCGCTCATCGCGCTCATGACCATGTTCTTTGCCGCGGCCGGCGGCAGCTCGCTCGTCAGTGCGCTGCTGCTCACGGCGGCGCTCGTGCTGAGCGTGGGGCTGACGTTCGGCGCGACGTGGCTGCTGAGCATGACCGTGCTGCGCGGCAGACCGTCGGCCTTCGCGCTGGAGCTGCCGCCGTACCGCGCACCGCAGGTCGGGCAGGTCATCGTGCGCTCCGTGTTCGACCGGACGCTGTTCGTGCTCGGGCGCGCGGCCGCCGTGGCCGCGCCGGCCGGGATGATTCTTTGGACGCTGGCAAACGTGCACATCGGCGGCGCGAGCCTGCTGGCGTGGTGCGCGAATGCGCTCGACCCGCTCGGGCGGGTGATGGGCATGGACGGCGTGCTGCTGCTGGCGTTCGTGCTCGGATTTCCGGCCAACGAGATCGTGCTGCCGATCGCCGTGATGGGGTATCTGGCGCAAGGCAGTCTGGGCGATTCGCTCGGGCTGGCACAGATGCACGCACTGCTGACCGCCAACGGCTGGACGTGGACGACCGCCGTGAGCGCCGTGCTGTTTTTCCTGCTGCACTGGCCGTGCTCGACGACGCTCTGGACCATCCGGCGCGAGACCGGCAGCACAAAATGGACACTGCTGGCGGCGCTGCTGCCGACGGCGATGGGCATGGCGCTGTGCACGGCGTTCACAGCGCTGGCGCGCGCACTCGGATGGTGAGCGGATTAGGCCGCGGCCGCCGGGACATACTAGCCGCAGGACGCAGGAAAGGAAGAAGCAAGTGACCCGACCGACCACGGAGGAGCTGGCACGCCGCGCGCTCGAGTCCGTCGCCCGGGCGCACGGCGTGTCTGTTGCCGATGTGCACGCCGCCGTGCGCGGGGCGGCGGAGCACACGAAAGCCCTCGGCGCGCTCACACCGGAGGAGCTGGTGGCATATCTCGCGCACAAGAGCAGAAACCGGGAGCCGTAACGGCTCCCGGTTTTTTTGCCTGTCGGAAAACCCCATTGGGGTTTTCCGACAAAAGGCTTACAGTCTGCTGCGCGCAGAATTTGTGCGCCGATGGCACGCAAATTCCACACTTGCAGCCTGAGCGGTATTTTCTCTGCCGCACATGTCGCCAGAGAAAATGATTTCACTTTTTTGCCGCCTGCGGGCGGCAAACTCTGCGAGGCTTCTTCTGTGCGGGGCCGGTGCTTTCATATGCTCCCGGTTTTGTCATGCCGCGGCGAAAATCGCCGTTGTGCCGGGGCGCGATTCGGATTATAATGGAAGCACCACACCGCGGCCCGGCCGCGGGAAGGAGCGGACCGACATGAAATTTCTTCACCTCGCCGACCTGCACCTCGGCAAGCGGGTCAACGGCTTTTCAATGCTGGAGGATCAGGCTTATATCCTGCGGCAAATTCTCGCCATTCTGGACGACGAGCGGCCGGACGGCGTGCTGATCGCAGGCGACATATACGACAAGCCCGTGCCGCCGACCGAAGCCGTCGAGCTGCTCGACGGATTTTTGACCGAGTTGTGCGCGCGCGGCGTGCCCGTTTTGCTCATCAGCGGCAACCACGACTCGCCGGAGCGGCTCGCCTTCGGCGGGCGGGTCATGGGCAGCTGCGGCATCCACATCGCGCCGGTCTACGGCGGCGCGGTCGCGCCCGTCGTGCTGCGCGACGAAATCGGGCCTGTGTACCTGTGGCTGCTGCCGTTTTTGAAGCCCGCGCACGTGCGCCGCTGGTTCCCGGACGCGCAGATCGAGAGCTACACCGACGCCGTGGCCGCCGCCATCGCGCACATGGACATCGACGACAGCGCGCGCAACGTGCTCGTGACGCACCAGTTCGTGACCGGCGGCGCGCGCAGCGGCTCGGAGGAGCTGTCCGTCGGCGGGACGGACAATGTGGACAGCAGCGTGTTCGCGCCGTTTGACTACGTGGCGCTCGGCCACCTGCACGGCGCGCAGCAGATCGGCCGCCCGACGATCCGCTACGCCGGGTCGCCGCTCAAGTACTCGTTTTCCGAGGCGAGCCAGCGCAAATCCGTCACCGTCGTGACGCTGGGCGAAAAGAGCGCGGTCGACGTGCGCACCGTGCCGCTGACGCCGCTGCGCGACCTGCGCGAGATCCGCGGCAGCTACGACGAGCTAACCGCACGGAGCTTTTACGAGCACACGACCTACCGCAGCGACTACCTGCACCTGATCCTCACGGACGAGCAGGACGTGTTCGACGCCGTGGGGCGGCTGCGGGCGATCTACCCATACCTGATGACGCTCGACTACGACAACGCCCGCACGCGCGCCGCCGGGGCGGTGGCAGCGCCGGCGGCCATGGAGCAGCGCACACCGCTGGAGCTGTTCGAAGCGCTCTACTTACAGCAAAACAACCAGCCCATGAGCGACGAGCAGCGCGCGTTCGCGGCGCAGCTCATGGAGGAGATTCAGGAGGCGCAGCCATGAGACCGCTGAACCTGACCATGTCCGCCTTCGGCCCGTACGCCGGGCAGACGACCGTGGACTTTTCCGTGCTCGGCACGTCCGGGCTCTACCTCATCACCGGCGACACGGGCGCCGGCAAGACGACGATCTTTGACGCGATCACCTACGCGCTCTATGGCGAGGCGAGCGGCGAGAGCCGCGAGAGCTCCATGCTGCGCAGCAAATACGCAGCGCCCGAAACGCCGACGTTCGTGGAGCTCACCTTCTTAAACGGCGGCAAGACCTACACCGTGCGCCGCAATCCCGAATACACGCGCCCGAAAACGCGCGGCACGGGCACGACCGTGCAGAAGGCAGACGCCGAGCTGACGATGCCGGACGGCCGCATCATCACCAAGGCGCGCGACGTGACCGCCGCCGTGACGGACATCGTCGGCGTCGACCGGGAGCAGTTTGCCCGCATCGCCATGATCGCGCAGGGGGAATTCCGCAAGCTGCTGCTCGCCCAGACGGACGAGCGCAAGGCCATCTTCCGCCAGATCTTCCACACGGGGCAGTATCAGGCGCTGCAAAACCGGCTCAAGGAGGAGGCCGCCGCGCTCGACCGGCAGTGCGGCGAGCTGGAGGCCGGGCTGCGTCAGGCGGCCGGGAGCATCCGCTGTGACGCGCCGGAGACACTGCCGGACGCGCTGGACACCGACGCGCTGCTCGCGGCGCTGGACACGCTGCTGCACGCGGACGAAGCCGCGCTGACGCAGGCGCAGGCGGAGCACGCGGAGACGGAGACACAGCGCGAGCAGGTGCTCTCCGACCTCGGCAAGGCGGAGGCGCTTGAGGCCGCGCGCGGGAAACTCGCCGAAGCGGAGAGCGCGTGGACGGAGGCACAGGCGGAAATGAAGGCGGCACAGGCGGCGCTGGACACCGCTACGGCCTCGCAGCCGGAGATCCAGAGCCGGCGGCAGGGCATCACGCGGCTGGAGGACGCGCTGCGGCGGTATGAACAGCTCGACACACTGCGCGCGCAGGCGGAGGCGGAACGCAAACGGCTGGCGCAAAAGCGAAGCGACCTCGACGCGGCGCGCGCCCGGACGGACGCGGCCGCGAAGGCAGTGGAGACCGCGCGCGGGAAACTGAGCGGGCAGCCGAAGCTGGCCGTGGCCGCCGCGCAGGCCGGGCACGCGCAGGACGCGGCCGCGCAGCGCGGCGCGCTCTCGCAATCGTGCCGGGCGCTGACGCCGCCGCTCGACCCGGACACGCTGGCGGAGACCCTCCCCGCTCTGCGCGCAGCGGCTGCGCGCGACGCCGAAGCGCTCGCAGCGCAGCACACGGCGCAGCAGCAGGCACTCTCGGCGCTGCAGGCGCTGGAGGCCGGCCTGCCGGCGCAGGAGGAAGCGCTCCGGCGGCAGCAGGCAGACATACAGGAACGCGCGCAGGAGCTGTCCGCACGTGCGGCGCGATGCGCGGAGCTGGACGCGGAGGCCGAACGCCGCGCACAGGAGCTGCCGCACGAAAACCGCGCGGCAGCGCAGCGCGCGCTCGTCGAGACACGCACGCAGTGCGAGGCGCTGCAGCAGGCGCTGGACACGGCGCGCGAACGCAGCAGCGCGGCACAGTCCGTGCTCGCCGCGCTGACCGGAAAGCGCGACGCGCTGCGCGCACAGATCCAGGCCGCGCCGCCGGCGGACATCGCCGCCCTGCGCACGCGGCGGGATGCGCTGACCGTGCGCGCCGAGCAGCTGCAAAGGCAGATCAGCACCTGTGATGCGCGCCTGGAGCAAAACCGCGCGGCCCGCACCGCCATCGACACGCGGCGGCAGCAGCACGCCGCCGTGCGCGCGCGCTGGCAATGGGTGCACGCGCTGGCCGCGACGGCCAACGGCGCCGTGCCCGGCAAGGAAAAGATCATGCTCGAGACCTACATCCAGACCGCGTACTTCGACCGCATCCTTGGCCGCGCGAACACGCGCCTGCTCATCATGTCCGGCGGGCAGTACGAGCTGCGCCGCTGCGCCCGCGCGGGCGACAACCGCAGCCAGACCGGGCTGGAGCTGGAGGTCATCGACCACTACAACGGCACGGCGCGCAGCGTCAAGACGCTCTCCGGCGGCGAGACGTTCGCCGCCTCCCTGTCGCTGGCGCTCGGCCTGTCCGACGAGGTGCAGGCAACCGCCGGCGGCGTGCAGCTCGAGGCCATGTTCGTCGACGAGGGCTTCGGCTCGCTCGACAGCGAGGCGCTGCAGCAGGCGCTCGCCGCGCTCGTGGGCGTGTCGGGCGGCAGCCGCATCGTGGGCATCATCTCCCACGTGGCGGAGCTCAAGGACCGCATCGACCGGCAGATCATCGTGACGAAAGACCGCAGCGGCGGCAGCCGCGTGCAGGTTCAGGCATAAAGCAAAAAAGCCCCGGCAGCCGAAGCTGCCGGGGCTATTCTCTGAAGCAGTATCACTCCACGACAAACAGCAGATACCACTGCCCGTCGACCTGGACGAACTCGAAATAAAAGTCGTTGTCCTGCCCGTTTTGATACGTCACGTCGCAGGCAACGATGACATTGTCGTCGATGCGCACGCCGAGCTCGCGCTGGATCTCGCGCACGTCGCTGGCGTCGAGACTGTCGTCGTCATAGACGTAATAATCATCGATGGCCTTGCCGTAGTCATAATACCAGTCGTCGAGCTGGATGAGGGCGGCCTCGCGGCCGGCGGCGGTATCGTCGTCCTGCATGTAGGTGATAACCTCCGGCAGGAAGAGATCGAGCATGGCATCGGTGTCATCGGCCTTGAAATACGTGAAGTAGCGCTCGAGGAGCCGGTCCACCTCCGCGCCGCCGGCCGTGCTGGGCTCGCCCGCCTGACGGGCAGCGAAAATGCCGGCCACGACCGCCACGATCACGACCAGCGCGGCAAAGCCGCACAGCAGACCGATGAGCAGCTTCTTCGGCTTGTGCTTCGGGCCGATCTCCGGCGAGGAGACCCCGCCGCCGGGCGCAGGCGCATACCAGTCGGCCTGGCCCTGGGGCGCTTCGGGCGCGGGCATGCCGCAAACGGTGCAAAAACGCGCGCCGGGCGCGAGCCGGCTTCCGCAGCGCGGGCAAATGCCCGGGCCGAACGGAGCTGCCGCGCCGGTGTAGGACGCGTTCGCCGTGTCCTGCTGCGGCGGTGCGGACTGTGCCGGGCCGGCGGAAGCGGATCGCGTTGTGTCGGACGGAGCAGACGGTTCCGGCGCGGGTGCGCCGCAGTTGGTGCAAAAACGAACGCCGTCATCGAGCGGCGCGCCGCATTTCGTGCAGGTGCGCGGGGCGGCGGGCTGCGCGGACGCAGTGGGTTCGGCCGGCTGGGATGCCGGCGGGTACGGCGCTTTCGGGGCGACGGGCTGCTCGGGCAGCATGGCGCCGCAGGCGCGGCAGATCACGGCACTGTCAGACAGCTGCGCGCCGCATTTCGGGCAGAGCATGGCAAGACCTCGTTTCTGTTTCGGATTTTTTCTCATTGTAACATCCGGCTTTCGATTTTACAATCCATTCTTTGCGTGTTATACTCACATTATCTTCTATTCTGATTTTTTCCGGAGGCAACAGATCCATGAACATCACTGCCATCATCTACGACGCCGACGCGCGCCGCACGGCCTACATCCTCGGCACGGTCATCGGCAACTGCAAGCTCTTTCCCGCCGAGCGCGCCCCGCGCGACTGGAGCGGGTACGCAAACGTCATCACCGTCACCGCGGGCGAGGATGGCCCGGTCGTGACCGCCGGGCTGCAAAAGCGCGTGACCTTCCGCCCGAAGGGCGAGGACGAGACCGTCGCCGCGGCCGAGCTGATCGCCAAGGCCTTCTGCCCGCCGGAGGCCCCGATGCCGACGGACGCGCTCAAGGCGCGCATCGACGCCTTTCTGGAGGCGCACAACACGCTCGCGCTGGCGACCGGCTGCGGCAAGTGGGTAAGGTGCACGCCGCTGGAATACCTGCGCGTGGACGGCAGGCTCTACATCCTTACCGAGGGCGGACTGAAGTTCAAGGGCATCTGGTGGAACGGGGCGATCTCCGCCGCCGTGTTTGACAGCTACGCGGGCATGGCGTCGCTCGCCGGGCTGCAGATGACGGGCACGGCCGTGTACATCGACCCGCTGAGCGACGAATACCGCAGCGTGATCGAGGCACGCGGCGTGCAGCTGCAGCAGCTGCAGCAGATGCCCGCGATGCTGCACGCGGTGCGGCTGGACATCACGCGCTATGAGCTGCTCGACGGCGCGCTACGCGCCGATGGCTACGCCGCGCGGCAGGTGCTCGATCTGGGCTGATGTATTCTATTTTTCCATCTGTGCCATACTATGGTTAGGGAGCTCCCGCTCCGAAACCGGACACAGAGGAAGGTGAAACCTTTGCACAAAGCAGGCACGCAGCCGGCCATCCCGGTCGGGCTGGGTATGGCGCTGGTGCACAACCAGCAGGCGCTGGCAAAGTTTTCGGCGCTCACGGACGAGGAAAAGCGCGCATTCATCGCGGGCGTGCACGGCATCGACTCGCGGCAGGAGATGCGCGCGTATGTCGACCGGTTCGCAGAAAGCTGAAGATACCCCCGCTGCAAAAATGCAGCGGGGGTATCTTCATGTCTCGAAGCGGATGAGCGTGCAGAGCGTGTCGCCGCTGTAGACGCACACGAAGGGGCCGGTGTCCGTCAGGGTGTATTTGAGCGTGACGGCATCCACGTCCTTGACCGCCTTCGGATAGACCAGGCGAAAGCCCGTGAACGCATCGCGCGGCACGGTGTCCGGCAGGGCCTCGAGCGCAAAGTCGAGATACTTCGTGTTATGTACATGGCCGTTGAAGTCAATGTCGCTGCGGCGCAGGGGCAGCGTTTTCTCCCCGTCAAA from Clostridiales bacterium carries:
- a CDS encoding exonuclease SbcCD subunit D, with the translated sequence MKFLHLADLHLGKRVNGFSMLEDQAYILRQILAILDDERPDGVLIAGDIYDKPVPPTEAVELLDGFLTELCARGVPVLLISGNHDSPERLAFGGRVMGSCGIHIAPVYGGAVAPVVLRDEIGPVYLWLLPFLKPAHVRRWFPDAQIESYTDAVAAAIAHMDIDDSARNVLVTHQFVTGGARSGSEELSVGGTDNVDSSVFAPFDYVALGHLHGAQQIGRPTIRYAGSPLKYSFSEASQRKSVTVVTLGEKSAVDVRTVPLTPLRDLREIRGSYDELTARSFYEHTTYRSDYLHLILTDEQDVFDAVGRLRAIYPYLMTLDYDNARTRAAGAVAAPAAMEQRTPLELFEALYLQQNNQPMSDEQRAFAAQLMEEIQEAQP
- a CDS encoding DUF4279 domain-containing protein; the protein is MRVEEYDLCFSPPLPPTVWGELSLCFDVDFPIDTVSSILGVQPTEAKRQRACRWNAYAGTQNPGYWTITFDKTDTFDGDVVQRAMHTFIAEHERALRQVLEQFQPCTALLTIYAVVHQDGEYPSIRLNPYFLQDACRLSASVDIIVDNDYVRAEPDNGDSAV
- a CDS encoding zinc ribbon domain-containing protein: MLCPKCGAQLSDSAVICRACGAMLPEQPVAPKAPYPPASQPAEPTASAQPAAPRTCTKCGAPLDDGVRFCTNCGAPAPEPSAPSDTTRSASAGPAQSAPPQQDTANASYTGAAAPFGPGICPRCGSRLAPGARFCTVCGMPAPEAPQGQADWYAPAPGGGVSSPEIGPKHKPKKLLIGLLCGFAALVVIVAVVAGIFAARQAGEPSTAGGAEVDRLLERYFTYFKADDTDAMLDLFLPEVITYMQDDDTAAGREAALIQLDDWYYDYGKAIDDYYVYDDDSLDASDVREIQRELGVRIDDNVIVACDVTYQNGQDNDFYFEFVQVDGQWYLLFVVE
- a CDS encoding aldolase/citrate lyase family protein encodes the protein MENTLKQKLAAGAQPIGTFFDTASVSLMECLGRTGLDFAIIDNEHSPIEAETTAALVRAAELSGICPLARVREISRPAVLKLLDVGVQGLIVPNVKTLEQVQELVNYAKYYPIGQRGFCPSRKDGWGFDGLGSVPETMRHFNGETLLFPQCETAEALDIIEDICAVDGVDGIFVGPFDLSISMGMPGQFDAPEFQAAITRIVAACRAAGKYCMFFTGTADGVVDGFRRGFDAMAYSLDAALFIQGVKRDVEDIRSRL
- a CDS encoding ferrous iron transport protein A, producing the protein MTQIQTLSELLPGQSATVRSVCAPDGMQRRLRDLGLIENTRVVCLGRSPMGDPSAYLIRGTVIALRRCDCCGIRVAVP
- a CDS encoding ferrous iron transporter B, whose protein sequence is MGLTHRSVGAHAAAFGGTRRAGERVVALAGNPNVGKSTVFNALTGMHQHTGNWAGKTVGCTCGRCRSARENYFFVDIPGTYSLCPHSAEEAVACDFVRGGEADAVVVVCDATCLERTLVLALQVRSVTPNLIVCVNLLDEARRKRITIDLPELQAQLGVPVVGVTARKKKTLSALLDALDTVAAAPQPQPDAAPPADPANDVRRAEAICRACVTYGTAEYAARDRRLDRLLTSRATGYPVMLLGLAGVLWLTIAGANAPSEWLARALGWVQAQFSALLTALRAPLWLQGLLVDGMFRTLAWVVAVMLPPMAIFFPLFTLLEDAGYLPRVAYNLDRPFHACHACGKQALTMCMGLGCNAAGVVGCRIIDSERERLLAVLTNSLMPCNGRFPALIALMTMFFAAAGGSSLVSALLLTAALVLSVGLTFGATWLLSMTVLRGRPSAFALELPPYRAPQVGQVIVRSVFDRTLFVLGRAAAVAAPAGMILWTLANVHIGGASLLAWCANALDPLGRVMGMDGVLLLAFVLGFPANEIVLPIAVMGYLAQGSLGDSLGLAQMHALLTANGWTWTTAVSAVLFFLLHWPCSTTLWTIRRETGSTKWTLLAALLPTAMGMALCTAFTALARALGW
- a CDS encoding FxLYD domain-containing protein — translated: MTEIDDKAKVCPQCGRKQPSKAKKIVGIVLLALCAIIVIAAIAGGSGDKDKPASAAGTVETQAPENTDPVAKLSYNKLETVTEAAEGRTNYGSQCINGAIKNTSGKQLSYVGVTFALYDQDGNQIGTAIDNISDLTPDSTWKYTAMTLDTEQFASFELTSVDAW
- a CDS encoding SMC family ATPase; amino-acid sequence: MRPLNLTMSAFGPYAGQTTVDFSVLGTSGLYLITGDTGAGKTTIFDAITYALYGEASGESRESSMLRSKYAAPETPTFVELTFLNGGKTYTVRRNPEYTRPKTRGTGTTVQKADAELTMPDGRIITKARDVTAAVTDIVGVDREQFARIAMIAQGEFRKLLLAQTDERKAIFRQIFHTGQYQALQNRLKEEAAALDRQCGELEAGLRQAAGSIRCDAPETLPDALDTDALLAALDTLLHADEAALTQAQAEHAETETQREQVLSDLGKAEALEAARGKLAEAESAWTEAQAEMKAAQAALDTATASQPEIQSRRQGITRLEDALRRYEQLDTLRAQAEAERKRLAQKRSDLDAARARTDAAAKAVETARGKLSGQPKLAVAAAQAGHAQDAAAQRGALSQSCRALTPPLDPDTLAETLPALRAAAARDAEALAAQHTAQQQALSALQALEAGLPAQEEALRRQQADIQERAQELSARAARCAELDAEAERRAQELPHENRAAAQRALVETRTQCEALQQALDTARERSSAAQSVLAALTGKRDALRAQIQAAPPADIAALRTRRDALTVRAEQLQRQISTCDARLEQNRAARTAIDTRRQQHAAVRARWQWVHALAATANGAVPGKEKIMLETYIQTAYFDRILGRANTRLLIMSGGQYELRRCARAGDNRSQTGLELEVIDHYNGTARSVKTLSGGETFAASLSLALGLSDEVQATAGGVQLEAMFVDEGFGSLDSEALQQALAALVGVSGGSRIVGIISHVAELKDRIDRQIIVTKDRSGGSRVQVQA